The Peptoanaerobacter stomatis genome includes the window CTACAATAGCTGCACCTGTAGGTGTGATATGCTCTCCCATATCATCTATTATATTTAATTTTAGATTATGAGCATTCACTATGTTGAGTACAGCAGGTACAGGTACCGGCATCATACCATGAGCACATTTTTGATAACCTTTCCCATCGTATAAATCTGAAAAGTATATTTCTTCAACATTCAAGTCATCTAACAACACACTGACGCCTACTATATCTATTATGGAATCTATAGCACCTACTTCATGAAAATGTACTTCATTTTTGTCTATATTATGTGCTTTAGATTCGCTATTTGCAATAATATCGAATATTTTTTTAGCATTATTTTTTATATTGTAATTAAAATCTCCTCTGTCAATTATTTCATATACATCTTTTAAATTTCTATGTTCATGTGAATGTTCATGATGATGATTATGGTCATGGTGATGCTCATGTTCATCGTGATGATGATAGTCATGGTGGTGCTCATGTTCATCGTGGTGATGATGGTCATGGTGGTGCTCATGTTCATCGTGATGGTGATGGTGATGATGTTCTAAAAGTCCGCCATGATCATGTTCTTTGTGTAAATGTTCATGATGATGCTCATCGTGGTGGTTATGTCCTTCTTCATCTGA containing:
- a CDS encoding LarC family nickel insertion protein, with translation MKLYFEMYSGISGDMTIGALLDLGASREKLENAIKSLNITGYELSFSRTKKNGIDAYNFDVELHNHSDEEGHNHHDEHHHEHLHKEHDHGGLLEHHHHHHHDEHEHHHDHHHHDEHEHHHDYHHHDEHEHHHDHNHHHEHSHEHRNLKDVYEIIDRGDFNYNIKNNAKKIFDIIANSESKAHNIDKNEVHFHEVGAIDSIIDIVGVSVLLDDLNVEEIYFSDLYDGKGYQKCAHGMMPVPVPAVLNIVNAHNLKLNIIDDMGEHITPTGAAIVANFNRGYKLEDFTIKKIGLGAGNKDFANTTNILRVMEIETDKKKQ